In Candidatus Manganitrophus noduliformans, the sequence TTCCCACCTGTACTACCTCCAGAGTTCTTCAATCTCCGAATTTGGCACAGCAACACAACCCGCCGCCCAAATTAGTAAGCAGATGGGGTTGCCACAGCCCCAGCGAAACGTCATACACCTTCAGTAATCGCCCCTGAAGTAAGTCGCCTTATTGCACAGGACCAAGGCTCACAGTGAGTGTGAGGGTGTTGCTGGTGACATTACCGACCAACGCCGTAATCAGAGCTATTCCAGGTGCAACGCCGGTGACTACGCCATCTGTTACGGTGGCGACGTTGTTATTCGAAGAAGCCCAGGAGAAAGTGACCCCCGTGATCACGTTGCCGTCGATATCTCTTGCCTCGGCAGTAAGGGTTGCGCTTTGGCCGACGACAATCGTGCCGGCAGCGAGTGGAAAAGTGGCAGAGGAGAAGGTAATCGAAGCAACTTCTGGAGTCGACTCGTCAGAACCGCTGCCCCCACCGCATCCAACCATGAATGCCATGAGTAAAATCGGGACGATGAGCTTCGGGAGGGGAGAACGGTGGGGTCTGATCGGGAAAGGAACGTGCTGAAGCGTCGGAGTGCACGCCAGCATCCATCGCCGGTGGAGGAAAAGAAGAAGCAAACGAAATCTGATTGTATATACCATATTTTAAATCCGAGTGTGATGAGAAAAACTCTGAAGAGGTCAAGTCTGCTCTTGGCTCATCTAGAGTGAGAGAGAAAAACCTTAGAAAGTTTTCTCATTTTGTTTAAGAAGTAATCTCGACCTCCGTCCCCACCGGCACTACCCTCCAGAGCTCTTCAATCTCCGGATTGGTCACCGCAACACATCCCGCCGTCCAATCAAAAAGCAGATGGAGTCGCCCCAGCCAACCGAAGCCGTTACGAACGCCATGAATCATAATCACCCCGCCCGGCAGAAAATTTTCCCAAAGATGTAACCCGAGAGAGCTCCGATTGGCATGCCAATAAATAAACCGGCTGGGACCGAAGCGAAAGCTACATAGA encodes:
- a CDS encoding L,D-transpeptidase, with protein sequence MIHGVRNGFGWLGRLHLLFDWTAGCVAVTNPEIEELWRVVPVGTEVEITS
- a CDS encoding Ig-like domain-containing protein, with protein sequence MAFMVGCGGGSGSDESTPEVASITFSSATFPLAAGTIVVGQSATLTAEARDIDGNVITGVTFSWASSNNNVATVTDGVVTGVAPGIALITALVGNVTSNTLTLTVSLGPVQ